One bacterium genomic window, CCCATTGCGTTAGTTCAACCCAGACTTGTGTATCGGCGTTGCTCCACACAAATTCTTAATTCGTTAGGAGGTATTACAAGTCTATTTGTGAAGTATCAATATCAAATATTTCTTTGAATCCTTTTTTGCCTTTTTCTGTAACATCAAATACTGTCTTTTTACCTTCTTTTGGGCTTATCCATTCCATTTCGATTAAGCGTCTGAATAATATGGGTGCAAGTTTTCCTCCTAAATGATCGAAGCATTTGCCTACAGGAGGTAATTTCCATTTTGTTTTACCCATTTCTTCGTCTCACTTTTTTCTTTTAATTGATTGACGCTTATATTGAGCCATATTCTCAGCATGGCCTTGGATTCCCATTTCACGAATTTGTTGAATACATGCTGCTCTGTCAGATTTGAATATTAAACCGAAGATTTTAGAAAAAATATTGTTAAACTTTTTGCACTCATTAGGATTTGTAAATTCTTTACAGTCAGCACATGATGAGTATTGATTCTCAATACAGCATGATCTAATTTTGCACCATTGTGCTTTTTGGTTATCGTGGCAAGCGGGGCATTTATCTCTAAGATACGCCCCGCAGGCACCACAATAAAGACCACAATATGCTACCAAATTTTGATTGGCCACAATTTCTTTCATTGTATTTTTTCCTCCTAACGATAAAGTTCAGGTGCGGCGGGGAGAATTACCACAAAAGTTTGATAGCAAGATAAAACTTTGAGAGACCACAAAACTTTGACTACGGCACAGTCCCCCGCCGTCAACTGCAACGATTCGTTAGAATTCTCTTACTATTCTCTACAAATGATTCAATGGCTATATCTCTGTCAGTTCCGGGACATGTTCGTCCTCATACTTTTCAATCAGCACACCAATCACTTCCATCAACGAAGATAGGGGATGACTTTCATTCTCGCCTACCACATCAATCAAAGCATCAAGTAAAGCCACAAGTCGTTGATATTCACTCTCCGTATGCGGAGCAAATACGACTGGTGCGAGTGTTGGCCAGACGCGTTCCGCTGTTTGTATTTCTACCACCATAGGTTACTCCTTCCATAAACCTTTATTATACTCGTCGTGCGTTAATACAGCACGAATGTAAACTTTCTGTCGATTGTAATGGATGGCTGCAATTAGACGC contains:
- a CDS encoding DUF3795 domain-containing protein → MKEIVANQNLVAYCGLYCGACGAYLRDKCPACHDNQKAQWCKIRSCCIENQYSSCADCKEFTNPNECKKFNNIFSKIFGLIFKSDRAACIQQIREMGIQGHAENMAQYKRQSIKRKK